Within Coprobacter tertius, the genomic segment GAACCTCCTCGATATCTCCTACCTTTATGCTGAATTTCTTACCGCAATGAGGACATACAAAAAATAAAGAACTCTTCTTTTCGTATCTTTCCTCATTAAAAGTTACGTAATTATCACACTTCGGACAAATGATTTTTTTCATCTTTATTAATTATTCTCTGTGTCAAAAATAAAATATATTCCCGATAACGACAACAAAATACGATACGAGAGATTTGCAAAAAAGAGATCAACGTCCCTTTTTATACATTCCATTTGCCAATTTTACCGCTTTCATCGCGTTTACAATACCCCCCGACACACAAAGTTCATTATAACGGGTTATTTCTCCCGTACCCGGACTCACAACCTCCCGATCGATCTTTATGACACTCTCCATAAGTATATCTCGAACCTGTACAGCAGTAAGTTTCGGGAAATAATGACGTATCATAGCCGCTATACCGGCAACTACCGGAGATGCTACACTCGTTCCCGAAGAAGAAACATAGCTGTTATCCGGTGCAATCGACCATATACCGGCTCCCGGAGCAAATACATCGACTGTTTTTTTACCGTAGTTCGAAAAAATACAAGGATTACCTTCTACATCCGAAGCACCCACACAAAGCATATTCCCCAAACGTGCACCATTAATATCGGTCCCGTACGGATAGAACAGAATTTCATCCCTGTCGATTCCATTATTTCCGGAAGCTTGTATAAGCAAAACATCATGATCAGCAGCATATCTTAACGCCTCATCGACCATCTCTTTATGAGGAGATATCATTTTACCGAAACTCATATTAACTACTTTAGCACCATTATCCACCGCATAATAGATTGCCGATGCCACATCCTTGTCATATTCATCGCCACGCGGGATAGCCCTTATAGCCATTATTCGCGCTTCGGGATATACTCCTACCATACCGTTCCCTTCATTTTCTTGCGCAGCAATAACTCCTCCCACAAATGTCCCATGGTCGAAAAAGCCAGCCATAAGATCGGTATTCCCGTAAAAACGGTCTTCCGAATTATTTATATCATCTCCTACCTGATGCCTTAAATCAGTTCCGCTATCGAGATTTTTCTTAAACTCTTGCGCTTCCTTCAAGCTCGAATTCATCTGCTTCATTAAATCGTTCCAGTTTCCACTATACTGCATTTCAGCAATATCTCCCGACACGGTTTTCATTGCTTCTGAAAAATCATTACCGGATACTTTCAACTTCAAAACATCTGCGACGGTTAAAGATTTACTATCGGGATACTCCACACGAGCTACACTGTCGATATATACATAAGAAGGCAAGACCCCAGTTGCATGTTCTAATATTTTAAAAAACACATCCGACTGTGAGTCTTCCATCATTTTCAAATAGTATTCGTATTCGGCAGAAGCATTAGCCAACGACGCCGAATCGGTCGGATAATCTTTATACTTGGGATATAATCTTCTGAATTCCCTAAACTCCTGAGCCCCGGCTTCAACAACATTGAAAGTATCGTTTTTAGCCCCGAGAAAATTCCATCCATGTATGTCGTCTATATATCCGTTGCCATCATTATCTTTTCCGTCGGGTATTTCCTTTATATTTACCCAAAACGAGGGTTTGAGATAAGTATGTGTAGTATCGGTTCCCGAATCGATTACCCCGACAATAATCGGTTGTCGAGATGGTTTACGATGTTTCTTCAACCACTCGAGAGCACGTGTCGCATCGGTACCAACAACCGTATCGTTATACATTAATTGCCAATTGACAAGACTTGCTTTATCCTGTGCCGATAAAAAACAGATCATCGGTAAATAAACGACGAAAAAGATAACTGTTCTTTTCCAAAAACGTTTTATCATAGCCATATATATCTATGAAATTATAAATGTAAGATTCGCAATTGAAAAAACAAAAGTAGTATAATTTATGGGTTCGATACTTCGAAAAAAGCGTAAATCTCGAAAATGAAGGCCATAATCAACAGACAATACATAAATATCACGGCTTTTTAATGAAAAATAAAACTGTATATCCCGATTACTTTGTAATTTTGTAATTGAAATTTCTGTAGAATAATGATAAAAGAAGCTATTAAAAAGTATAACATCAGCCATTCTCAGTCTATAAAATCATTAAAAGCTGTACTTATTGATATGGATGGTGTCTTATACGATTCGATGAAAAATCATGCCAAATCATGGTATGTAACGATGCAATCGCAAGGGATAAACAGTACCGAAGATGAATTTTATATGTATGAAGGACGTACTGGAGCCTCTACGATCAACCTGCTTTTCGAAAGGGAAAAAGGCCGGAAAGCGACCGAACAAGAAAAAAAAGACATTTACCGGTTAAAGACAGAGAATTTCTGCCGCTTTCCCCCGGCTCCCCCGATGCCCGGAGCATTGGATTTTCTTGAAAACGTAAAGTCAAAGGGAATTACTCCGGTCCTGGTAACAGGTTCGGGACAAGTTTCGTTACTCGAAAAACTCAACCATGATTATCATGGAATTTTCACCCCCAACCATATGGTTACCGCATTCGATGTAAAACACGGAAAACCGAACCCCGAACCCTATCTTATGGGATTAAAAAAAGCAGGTGTAACAGCATCTGAAGCAATTGTAGTTGAAAACGCGCCACTAGGGGTAGAAGCCGGAGTCGCAGCCGGCATATTTACGGTTGCCGTAAATACCGGACCTCTATCCGACCAGATTTTGCTCGATGCAGGAGCCGATTTATTATTGCCTTCGATGCAAAAACTGGCCGATTATTTCGATGAACTATTCAACGCGATAAAAGACTCTGAAAATCATTAATTACTTAAAAGAAAACGAATGTCACAAGCAATCTTATTTACCCGGCATGTAAACAAAACGGTCGATGAAGCATTATCGCAATACAATTACGACAAACTCTTCGTACTTACCGACACCAATACCCGGCAATACGCATTACCTTTACTCGGGGACAGTAAGGCGATAAAAGACGCAACGGTCATAACAATAGAGGCTGACGATACACATAAAAATATCGATACTTTATGCGCCGTGTGGCTCGAGCTTAGTACACGACATGCCACCCGTAAATCTTTCCTAATCAATCTCGGGGGAGGTATGGTTACCGATTTGGGAGGATTTGCCGCATCTACTTTCAAACGGGGAATACGCTACATAAATATACCTACGACTTTATTAGGAGCCATAGATGCAGCAGTAGGAGGAAAAACAGGAATCAATTTCAACGGTTTGAAAAATGAAATAGGAGCATTCAATCCGGCTCTTGCCGTGATTATTTCAACCCGTTTCTTTGCTACTCTGTCCCGTGAAAACTTACTATCGGGATATGCCGAAATGCTGAAACACGGGCTTATCAGTAATCCGGCTATATACAACAAACTGCTCGATGGAGATTTGTCTACGCCTGATCTCGACCAAATGCTTCAACTAATCAAAGAATCGGTTAATGTAAAAGAAGAAATCGTAAAAAACGATCCTTTCGAGAAAAATATCAGAAAATCGCTTAATCTGGGACATACCGTCGGACACGCATTCGAGAGTCTTTCCCACGAACGCAAGAAACCTGTCGCTCACGGCTATGCTGTTGCTTGGGGACTGATTTGCGAATTACTAATCTCTCACTTTCAAGTACAATTTCCAATCGATACCATACGTCAATTGGCCCGGTTTGTTTATGAAAATTACGGAGCCTTTCCCATAACCTGTGATGATTACGACCACTTATACGAACTCATGACTCACGATAAAAAAAATGACTCCGAAGCGGTAAATTTCACTTTACTGGCCGACATCGGCGATGTAAAAATAAACCAAACAGCCAACAGAAGTGAAATCGGAATTGCATTCGATCTCTATCGAGAATTATTTCACATGTAACCTATTCATTTACAATTAAGATAAAACAGAGCACCTAATTTCACTCAAAAAAATACATTATAAAATTTTGAAGGAATTACAAAAAGTATTACTTTTGCAACACAATTAATCGGGGCGTAGCTCAGTCCGGTTAGAGTACACGTCTGGGGGGCGTGTGGTCGCTGGTTCGAATCCAGTCACCCCGACTGGTAAATAAAAGGAGTTAAGTTTTTCTTAACTCCTTTTTTATTTGCAATACCTTACAGATCTACAACATTTTCATTGCTACAACGATTCTATAACAGATAAAAATGAAAAATAGAATCAATCATCCTTCCTTTGTTTATATACTGTTTCACCCATTTACCTTTATATAATAAAGGATTCCGCTTATCTCTCATTGAACAAACATAAATTTTATATGATATACGGATATATTAGAGTAAGCAGCGATAAACAGACAGTAGAAAACCAACGTTTCGAAATCGGTAATTTCTGTGAACGTGAAAAAATGAAAATCGATGGCTGGATTGAAGAAACCATTAGTGGAACTAAATCCTACAATAAAAGGGAATTGGGAAAACTCTTGAAAAAAGTGCAAAAGAACGACCTTATCATCTGTGCTGAACTATCACGTCTTGGAAGAAACCTTTTTATGATAATGGAAATCCTTAATCTTTGCATGAATAAGGAATGTAAGGTTTGGACTATTAAAGACAATTATCGTTTAGGGGAAGATATTCAAAGTAAAGTCTTGGCTTTTGCTTTTGGCTTATCTGCTGAAATTGAACGTAACTTAATTAGCCAACGCACCAAAGAAGCATTATCAAGAAAAAAAGCCGAAGGAATAATATTAGGAAGACCGAAAGGTAAAAAGAGTTCTCCTGAAAAATATAAGCTACATAATAAAAAAACTCTTATACAAGAATTATTAAAAGCAAAAGTATCACAACGCAAAATAGCCAAAATTTGCCATGTTGATAGAAATACATTAGCTCGTTACATTAAAAATTTTTTAGTAGAATATTAATGAGCGTTTTCGTGCAGCAAAGTGGGTCGTTTTGTAATTTTTCTAACAGCGATTGTTGGGTAATCTTATCGCCAATAGAACAAAGCATAAAGCGCAAGATCGAAGCTGTGGGTACGCCACTCAAAGATTGGGATATACAAATTAACTACGGAATAAAAACTGGCTACAATGATGCCTTTATCATTGATACAGTCAAAAGAGAAGAAATCCTTACCAATTGTCAGACAGAAGATGAATATAAAAGAACAGCTGAAATTATACGACCTATTCTGCGAGGCAGGGACATAAAACGTTACGGATATAATTGGGCAAATCTTTGGTTAATATACATTCCTTGGCATTTTCCATATCAATTTGAGGAATCTATAACAGGTGCTTCTGAAAAAGCAGAAAAAGCTTTCAAAGAACAATATCCAGCTGTATATAATCACATGCTGCAATATAAAGACCCACTTTCGAAACGTAACAAAGCTGAAACTGAAATACGTTATGAGTGGTATGCTATGCAACGTTGGGGGGCCAAGTATTGGGAGGATTTTTTCAAGCCAAAAATATGTTGGAAAGCAGTTGGTCGAAATCTGGCATTTGCATTAGTTGATTCAGGCATATTCCTAACAGCACCTGCAAGCTTTATTTCAGCAGGAAAGTACAATGAAATTATTTTATCTTATCTCTGCAGCAAAGTTGGGACTTATTATATATACAAAAATAGTGATACAACGGGATCCGGAGACATTATGCTTAATATACAATCTCTTACTAAATTTCCAATACCCCAAAATATAACTATTCCTCTTAATCTGTCTAAAGAAGAAACAGATGATTTTATATTTATTTCTTACGGTTTTTCTAAAGAAGAAATTTTATATATAGAAAGTAATATTAAAAAATGAAACTATGTAAGATATAATGCTTCCCATGTCTGACACATTCTTATTTATTTTAGCATTGACATTCAGTAATTACTAAATCACATTCTTCAGAAGTTAGGCCATACTTTTTCAAAATAATAAGATCTAATTTTTGGTATTTAGAATGGTCATATTTTTGTAACAAATCTTCTATAAGGCTCTCTATTTCATTATTAGGGCTTATACAAGAAAAGTATTGAAAGAAAGTGTGTTTCATCCTAACACCATTTTCACCCAATATGCCACCACCATAAAAATGCTTTACTGCATAAAAAAACAAAGAACTATTTAAAATAGCAATAAGAAACTTTAAATGTTTACCAACAATGATTCGCCCTGTATCATTACATAAGAAATTTTCCTTTTCATCAAAAAAGAATTGTCCACTTTGTACAATTTCTTGGAATATTATTTTTGGCTTGAAAAAATCCTCCATATAAGCGCAGTTACGCAAATTATAGGGTGTTTCTCCTTTATCAACTCTTTTTGAAATTTTATCTAAATATTGGTCCAAATGAACCTTTATAGAAGGATACTTTTCGATATGAATGCGTTCAAGCTTACCCTTTATACCATTGTGTACATTAATCAGCCATAGTCCAGCCCAATTATATCCGTAACGTTTTATGTCCCTGCCTCGCAGAATAGGTCGTATAATTTCAGCCGTTTTTTTGTATTCATCTTCTGTTTGACAGTTCGCGAGAATTTCATTCCGTTTTTCAGTAGATATAATGAAAGCTTCATTATATCCAGTAAGAACACCTCGATATATTTGTATATCCCAATCTTTGAGTGGCGTACCCACAGCTTCGATCTTGCGCTTTATGCTTTGTTCTATTGGCGATAAGATTACCCAACAATCGCTGTTAGAAAAATTACAAAACGACCCACTTTGCTGCACGAAAACGCTCAAATTATTTAAGTCATTCCTATCTTGCAATGTACAAACAAACGTCCTTTGTAAATTCGTTGTTTTCTGAAGCATAAGAACATTTGTATCTACGGTTGCCGAACCAAAAATCTTTATTCCAGCAAAATCAATCAACATCGTAGGATTAGTTTCTTGGGCAAAATATTTTCGTAAAGCATTGCCATACGCAGCCCTCATCCATTTATTGGAAGTTATATAGCATAAATAACCATTTGTTTTAAGAAGAGTCATGCCTAATTCATAAAACAAACAGTAGATATCCCCTGTACGGGTGTATGTTTTATATTCCATACGCTCTAACACATCTGCACTCTCAGACATAGACTGTAGCTGAATATAAGGCGGGTTCCCAATAATTAAATCAAATCCTATAAAATTCCCCTCATTATCCAATACCTCAGGAAATTCTATTCTCCATTCAAATGCACTCATATATACTTTGTTGGAACGGATTTCCTCCAGCCGATCTTCTGCTGTTTTGATTTCTTTTTTCAATGTAGTTATCCTCTTGTCACGTTCCTTTAACTCATTCTTAGTAAATTCAAACAATTCCAATTGTTTTAGTAAATCCATTAATTCCCCCTTCCGTTTTTTTAGACGTAATATTAATGGGTCTCTTTGTGATATTTCAGTTTTCAATTTTGACTTAATAGCCGTGATAAGCGTTTCCAAATCTCTTTTCTCCCCCTTGTTTTGAGCATTCTTATATTTAGCTACCGCATTTTTGTATTGCTCTATAGTTGTACCCGATTCTTTCAATACCTGTTTTATACTTTCATCCAAATTAAAACGATGCAAAAGAGAATTGCCACATTTGATGTTAATATCAATATTGGGCAAAGTTTCTAAATAAAAGTAGCTACTTTCCGCTGTATAATAAGCATTTTTCAGTAATTCTATCCAAAGGCGAAGGCGGCATATTTTTACAGAGTTAGGATTAATATCTACTCCAAAAAGACAATTTTCGATAATCCGTTTTTTCTCATTGAACAACGTTTCCTGCATCCTTCGGCTTTCCTCGTTATGTGGATTATACACAAATAGGTTATTATCGGCATCAGTAACAATCAGTTCATCATTTTCAATAGATAAAGTATATTCTGATTTCTTTATCCGTTTACCATATGCATCAACCAAAATACCTAACTCATATTTTATCCATATCATCTCATTCAATGCAGATACGAGGAAATGTCCCGATCCAACAGCAGGATCACATATCTTAACGCTATTAATTAATTTGTTTGCCTCTGCAATGTCTTCAATCCTATTGTATAAATCTGTTATTGAAACGCAATTCCAATTATAATGTACGTTAAACTTTTGCAGCAGTGTATGGGTAATAGCTTCACGACACATAAACATAGTTATAAATCCAGGAGTAAACACCGAACCATCTTTATGTCCGTTAATTTTCTCAAAGATAAGCCCCAACACCGATGCATTAATCAAAGTCTTAGCTTCATCCTGTACTTCTTCACTTCCTTCACTCGAAAAATTATAAGCATCCAAAAAAGCAAACAGATACTCTAATGTTGATAATTTATTTACTTGTAAATTTCGTTTTTTACCTTTCAACACACTATTTTCCCATATCGGAAGTTCTGCACGTTGCGACAAACTATTTATTTTTATAGTATCACTTTCAAGTTCAGTTACTTCAAAAAGGGAACTATTCAAATAAGGCACATACCCAAAATCCTTTGACACAGATTCAATCCGATGAGGTATATCACAAGCTAAGACTTTAAAGAAAAGCGTATTCAAATCATCGTAATCACGTATTTTGGTTGAGATAAGGAATTTATATGCCAAGTTACCATTATGATATTTCAGCATTTGTGCTTCCAGCAGTTTCAAAAAAAGAATACGGTTTATCCAAGTGATGCAAAGTTCCATAGCCACATTGAATAAGCGTTCTTCATGTGTGCTACCATACAAAACCCCATTTACCTTACGCAAACAATCTTCTGCATCTAGTTGGTTGATAGCATTTTCCAACAAAGAAGCCTCGTCTCGTCTACCTACAGCCTTGCGAACAATCACTATTTTATTATTTTCTTTCTTTTCTTCAATGCCGATTATATGTAAAAGCTCATTATAAAAGCTTTTGTTCAGAGAGTTACTATCATTTTGAAATGGAAGCTTTAATAAATGAATGTCACTGAATATTTTATAAAGCTCAATAAGTTTCCGTGACACTGTATTTTTTTCGTGTATATACTTTTGATAGTCAAGTAAATTAAAATAGGTATATTCAAGGTCATCTTTTACTTTTTCTATATAGACTGATGCTATCTCTGTATAGAAGAAGTCCGTTTTTGTACTTGTCTTCCTTCTATCTTGAAAATCTTGAAACTCTCGGCGCAATTCCTTATTTTGATAAAATTTCCTCTCAAACTCATGCGCATCAAAAATGAAAAATTCATGTATATTAGTAGCTATCAAATATTTGATATCTGTATTTTTCTTTGTTATCCGCTCTCTTAAATAATAAAGTAAAAGTTCCTGTAAAGCTTTTCTGTTTAAGTTATCAACAGAAACCATCTCGTTCTTGTTTGTCGTACTTTTAACTTCTATGAGTAATCCAATATTTGACTTTACTGTTTTATCCAACCGGACTGCCAAGTCAATATCTCCTTCGGGTGCTATATAATAAGTTTTATAAAAAGTTTCGCTCAAAAAATTCCTTAAATGTTCTTTTTGAGTTTCTTCTCTTTGGCCATCCGAAATGTTTTCAAACAGTGATTGTAAGGTATTTTTAAAATGTTCAAAATCCAAAGTTTCTATAGAAACTTTTCTATATGCCTGATTTAAAGCTTGTTTTGGATTCAATTTTCCCATATACCTAACATTTTATTAAATTCAACTTACAAAAATACGAAATTAGATTTTACCCCAAAAGAGGTATCATTTTTATTATAAACATTATATAAAAAATATATATCAACTTTTTTTATTACTTAAAAAATAATTTATACGTTCAATTAAAAATAACCTGTTTCCGTTTTCTCTAAAAAGATAATTGGGAAATATCTCTTTATTTACAAAACGCACTTAATATGGTAATGCCCTGATTGTAAATGCAGTTGTTGCGAAGGATGTGATTTCTCGCCATTTATAGAAATACTTTTAGCCTTAACAGGCAACACGACAGTTGCTTCGCAACCGACAGGAATACTCAGATTCAGCATAAAAGAAGAATTGGTTTTTTCCCATTTCACTTTTAATTTCCCGAAAGGAATTTCTTTCGAAACATTTACCCATGAAATGCCTTTTACCAGTTGAGGCTGAATAAATACATGCCTGTATCCAGGATTTTTTTCATCCGTAATAATCCCACCCAAAGCCTGATAAAACCAAGATCCGATACCATTATAGCAATTATGAATATGGCTACGTTCTCCATTCCAATGCTCCCAAGTTGTAGTCGCTCCATTATTCAGCATATACAAATAACCCGGATAATCTTTTTTCTTCAGCATACCATAAATAAAATCGGCCTGATTATTTTTAATGGCCCATTCCGTTATCACAGGTATCCCTACCAACCCGGTAGACAAATGTCCGTTAAAACGCTCTTCCGTTACTCGAAATAAAGTATTTCTAACATCAGACAGCTTTTCTTCGGGCGTAGCGCCAACCAGCATCGGATAAGTCAAATCAATCTGCGTGCCTGTAGCATAACTCTTCTGGGGGTCATTAAAAAACGTTTTATGAATAAGGGTATTCAGATTTTTATACTTTACGGTATAAGTATGTTTATCTTGTTCTTTACCCAAAACGTCTGCAATCTTGCACATGGTTTGGTAACAATTAGATATAAAACAATTATTTACGACATCTACCGATAAAGAATTTGTCTGGTCGATTCCTGAGGGAGTAGCCCAATCCCCTAA encodes:
- a CDS encoding S8 family serine peptidase, with protein sequence MAMIKRFWKRTVIFFVVYLPMICFLSAQDKASLVNWQLMYNDTVVGTDATRALEWLKKHRKPSRQPIIVGVIDSGTDTTHTYLKPSFWVNIKEIPDGKDNDGNGYIDDIHGWNFLGAKNDTFNVVEAGAQEFREFRRLYPKYKDYPTDSASLANASAEYEYYLKMMEDSQSDVFFKILEHATGVLPSYVYIDSVARVEYPDSKSLTVADVLKLKVSGNDFSEAMKTVSGDIAEMQYSGNWNDLMKQMNSSLKEAQEFKKNLDSGTDLRHQVGDDINNSEDRFYGNTDLMAGFFDHGTFVGGVIAAQENEGNGMVGVYPEARIMAIRAIPRGDEYDKDVASAIYYAVDNGAKVVNMSFGKMISPHKEMVDEALRYAADHDVLLIQASGNNGIDRDEILFYPYGTDINGARLGNMLCVGASDVEGNPCIFSNYGKKTVDVFAPGAGIWSIAPDNSYVSSSGTSVASPVVAGIAAMIRHYFPKLTAVQVRDILMESVIKIDREVVSPGTGEITRYNELCVSGGIVNAMKAVKLANGMYKKGR
- a CDS encoding HAD-IA family hydrolase — protein: MIKEAIKKYNISHSQSIKSLKAVLIDMDGVLYDSMKNHAKSWYVTMQSQGINSTEDEFYMYEGRTGASTINLLFEREKGRKATEQEKKDIYRLKTENFCRFPPAPPMPGALDFLENVKSKGITPVLVTGSGQVSLLEKLNHDYHGIFTPNHMVTAFDVKHGKPNPEPYLMGLKKAGVTASEAIVVENAPLGVEAGVAAGIFTVAVNTGPLSDQILLDAGADLLLPSMQKLADYFDELFNAIKDSENH
- the aroB gene encoding 3-dehydroquinate synthase; translated protein: MSQAILFTRHVNKTVDEALSQYNYDKLFVLTDTNTRQYALPLLGDSKAIKDATVITIEADDTHKNIDTLCAVWLELSTRHATRKSFLINLGGGMVTDLGGFAASTFKRGIRYINIPTTLLGAIDAAVGGKTGINFNGLKNEIGAFNPALAVIISTRFFATLSRENLLSGYAEMLKHGLISNPAIYNKLLDGDLSTPDLDQMLQLIKESVNVKEEIVKNDPFEKNIRKSLNLGHTVGHAFESLSHERKKPVAHGYAVAWGLICELLISHFQVQFPIDTIRQLARFVYENYGAFPITCDDYDHLYELMTHDKKNDSEAVNFTLLADIGDVKINQTANRSEIGIAFDLYRELFHM
- a CDS encoding master DNA invertase Mpi family serine-type recombinase, which codes for MIYGYIRVSSDKQTVENQRFEIGNFCEREKMKIDGWIEETISGTKSYNKRELGKLLKKVQKNDLIICAELSRLGRNLFMIMEILNLCMNKECKVWTIKDNYRLGEDIQSKVLAFAFGLSAEIERNLISQRTKEALSRKKAEGIILGRPKGKKSSPEKYKLHNKKTLIQELLKAKVSQRKIAKICHVDRNTLARYIKNFLVEY
- a CDS encoding TaqI-like C-terminal specificity domain-containing protein, translated to MSVFVQQSGSFCNFSNSDCWVILSPIEQSIKRKIEAVGTPLKDWDIQINYGIKTGYNDAFIIDTVKREEILTNCQTEDEYKRTAEIIRPILRGRDIKRYGYNWANLWLIYIPWHFPYQFEESITGASEKAEKAFKEQYPAVYNHMLQYKDPLSKRNKAETEIRYEWYAMQRWGAKYWEDFFKPKICWKAVGRNLAFALVDSGIFLTAPASFISAGKYNEIILSYLCSKVGTYYIYKNSDTTGSGDIMLNIQSLTKFPIPQNITIPLNLSKEETDDFIFISYGFSKEEILYIESNIKK
- a CDS encoding type IIG restriction enzyme/methyltransferase; the encoded protein is MGKLNPKQALNQAYRKVSIETLDFEHFKNTLQSLFENISDGQREETQKEHLRNFLSETFYKTYYIAPEGDIDLAVRLDKTVKSNIGLLIEVKSTTNKNEMVSVDNLNRKALQELLLYYLRERITKKNTDIKYLIATNIHEFFIFDAHEFERKFYQNKELRREFQDFQDRRKTSTKTDFFYTEIASVYIEKVKDDLEYTYFNLLDYQKYIHEKNTVSRKLIELYKIFSDIHLLKLPFQNDSNSLNKSFYNELLHIIGIEEKKENNKIVIVRKAVGRRDEASLLENAINQLDAEDCLRKVNGVLYGSTHEERLFNVAMELCITWINRILFLKLLEAQMLKYHNGNLAYKFLISTKIRDYDDLNTLFFKVLACDIPHRIESVSKDFGYVPYLNSSLFEVTELESDTIKINSLSQRAELPIWENSVLKGKKRNLQVNKLSTLEYLFAFLDAYNFSSEGSEEVQDEAKTLINASVLGLIFEKINGHKDGSVFTPGFITMFMCREAITHTLLQKFNVHYNWNCVSITDLYNRIEDIAEANKLINSVKICDPAVGSGHFLVSALNEMIWIKYELGILVDAYGKRIKKSEYTLSIENDELIVTDADNNLFVYNPHNEESRRMQETLFNEKKRIIENCLFGVDINPNSVKICRLRLWIELLKNAYYTAESSYFYLETLPNIDINIKCGNSLLHRFNLDESIKQVLKESGTTIEQYKNAVAKYKNAQNKGEKRDLETLITAIKSKLKTEISQRDPLILRLKKRKGELMDLLKQLELFEFTKNELKERDKRITTLKKEIKTAEDRLEEIRSNKVYMSAFEWRIEFPEVLDNEGNFIGFDLIIGNPPYIQLQSMSESADVLERMEYKTYTRTGDIYCLFYELGMTLLKTNGYLCYITSNKWMRAAYGNALRKYFAQETNPTMLIDFAGIKIFGSATVDTNVLMLQKTTNLQRTFVCTLQDRNDLNNLSVFVQQSGSFCNFSNSDCWVILSPIEQSIKRKIEAVGTPLKDWDIQIYRGVLTGYNEAFIISTEKRNEILANCQTEDEYKKTAEIIRPILRGRDIKRYGYNWAGLWLINVHNGIKGKLERIHIEKYPSIKVHLDQYLDKISKRVDKGETPYNLRNCAYMEDFFKPKIIFQEIVQSGQFFFDEKENFLCNDTGRIIVGKHLKFLIAILNSSLFFYAVKHFYGGGILGENGVRMKHTFFQYFSCISPNNEIESLIEDLLQKYDHSKYQKLDLIILKKYGLTSEECDLVITECQC